The Dunckerocampus dactyliophorus isolate RoL2022-P2 chromosome 1, RoL_Ddac_1.1, whole genome shotgun sequence genome has a segment encoding these proteins:
- the tuba8l2 gene encoding tubulin, alpha 8 like 2 encodes MRECISVHVGQAGVQIGNACWELYCLEHGIQPDGQMPSDKTIGGGDDSFNTFFSETGAGKHVPRAVFVDLEPTVIDEVRTGTYRQLFHPEQLITGKEDAANNYARGHYTIGKEIIDLVLDRIRKLADQCTGLQGFLVFHSFGGGTGSGFTSLLMERLSVDYGKKSKLEFAVYPSPQVSTAVVEPYNSILTTHTTLEHSDCAFMVDNEAIYDICRRNLDIDRPTYTNLNRLIGQIVSSITASLRFDGALNVDLSEFQTNLVPYPRIHFPLATYAPIISAEKAYHEQLTVAEITNACFEPANQMVKCDPRHGKYMACCLLYRGDVVPKDVNAAIGTIKNKRTIQFVDWCPTGFKVGINYQPPTVVPGGDLAKVQRAVCMLSNTTAVAEAWARLDHKFDLMYAKRAFVHWYVGEGMEEGEFSEAREDMAALEKDYEEVGADSIDDQGEEGEEY; translated from the exons ATG CGTGAGTGTATTTCTGTGCACGTGGGCCAGGCCGGTGTCCAGATTGGCAATGCCTGCTGGGAACTTTACTGCCTGGAACACGGGATCCAGCCTGACGGCCAGATGCCCAGCGACAAGACCATTGGTGGTGGTGATGACTCCTTCAACACATTCTTCAGTGAGACAGGAGCTGGAAAACATGTGCCCAGAGCTGTGTTCGTGGACTTGGAGCCCACTGTAATTG ATGAGGTCCGCACTGGAACCTACCGCCAGCTCTTCCACCCTGAGCAGCTAATCACTGGCAAGGAGGACGCTGCTAACAACTACGCCCGCGGACACTACACCATCGGCAAGGAGATCATCGACTTGGTACTGGACAGGATCCGCAAACTG GCTGACCAGTGCACCGGCCTGCAGGGCTTCCTGGTGTTCCATAGCTTCGGGGGTGGCACCGGGTCTGGATTCACCTCCCTCTTGATGGAACGTCTGTCTGTCGACTACGGCAAGAAGTCCAAGCTGGAGTTTGCCGTCTACCCCTCTCCCCAGGTGTCCACTGCTGTGGTGGAGCCCTACAACTCCATCCTGACCACACACACCACCCTGGAGCACTCGGACTGTGCCTTCATGGTGGATAACGAAGCCATCTACGATATCTGCCGCAGGAACCTCGACATCGACCGTCCTACATACACTAATCTAAACAGACTCATAGGTCAGATTGTGTCCTCCATTACCGCTTCCCTTCGCTTTGATGGCGCCCTAAATGTTGATCTGTCAGAGTTCCAGACCAACTTGGTGCCATATCCCCGCATCCACTTCCCTCTCGCCACCTACGCTCCCATCATCTCTGCGGAGAAGGCTTACCATGAGCAATTAACTGTTGCTGAAATCACAAACGCCTGCTTCGAGCCAGCCAATCAGATGGTGAAATGTGACCCCCGTCATGGAAAGTACATGGCGTGCTGCCTTTTGTACCGTGGGGACGTGGTGCCCAAAGATGTCAACGCTGCCATCGGCACCATCAAAAACAAGCGCACCATTCAGTTCGTGGACTGGTGCCCCACTGGCTTCAAGGTGGGCATCAACTACCAGCCACCCACCGTGGTTCCTGGAGGAGATCTCGCTAAGGTCCAGAGGGCTGTGTGCATGCTGAGCAACACCACTGCTGTGGCAGAGGCCTGGGCTCGACTCGACCACAAGTTTGACCTCATGTATGCCAAGCGAGCTTTTGTTCACTGGTACGTGGGCGAGGGCATGGAAGAGGGGGAGTTCTCCGAGGCCAGGGAGGACATGGCGGCTCTGGAGAAGGATTATGAAGAGGTCGGTGCTGACTCCATTGATGACCAGGGAGAGGAGGGAGAGGAATATTAG